One window of the Roseovarius sp. THAF9 genome contains the following:
- a CDS encoding TRAP transporter large permease, producing the protein MEPITIGLWTTGFMLVMVVIGMRVAFAAGLAGFLGLIVIFWSKKDFGGEDFWWALTVAVKTAGQVPHSKVSANALSLIPTFILIGYLAYYAGLTRALFEAAKRWIAWVPGGLAVSTVFATAGFAAVSGASVATAAVFARIAIPEMLKIGYNKQFAAGVVAAGGTLASLIPPSAILVIYAIIVEQDVGKLLLAGFIPGAFSAIVYATLIIGIAVIFKSVGPPVGGFTWREKFASLPAALPIVAVVVIIIFFVYNPFGDAWGTPTEGGAVGAFIVFLMALWRGMRLGELKSALIETAKLTVMIFTIIWGVLIYVRFLGFADLPGAFADWITSLTVSPMLILICILLAYAVLGMFMDAIGMLLLTLPVVYPAVMALNGGEFVSVEDSAFGMSGEMCAIWFGILVVKMAEFCLITPPIGLNCFVVAGVRPDLSVQDVFKGVMPFFIADAVTIGLLVAFPIIVLWLPGLA; encoded by the coding sequence ATGGAACCGATTACGATCGGCCTCTGGACCACCGGTTTCATGCTGGTGATGGTGGTTATCGGGATGCGCGTGGCCTTTGCGGCGGGCCTTGCGGGGTTTCTGGGGCTGATTGTCATCTTCTGGTCCAAGAAGGATTTCGGCGGCGAGGATTTCTGGTGGGCGCTGACCGTGGCGGTCAAGACTGCGGGGCAGGTGCCGCATTCCAAGGTGTCGGCGAACGCACTTTCCCTGATCCCGACCTTCATCCTGATCGGGTACCTGGCCTATTACGCCGGCCTGACGCGCGCCCTGTTCGAGGCCGCCAAGCGATGGATCGCCTGGGTGCCCGGGGGTCTGGCCGTGTCGACGGTTTTCGCCACCGCCGGGTTCGCGGCGGTGTCGGGCGCGTCGGTGGCCACGGCGGCTGTCTTTGCCCGTATAGCTATCCCCGAAATGCTTAAGATTGGGTATAACAAACAGTTCGCTGCTGGCGTGGTGGCCGCCGGGGGCACGTTGGCCAGCCTTATTCCGCCCTCTGCCATCCTTGTGATCTACGCCATCATCGTGGAGCAGGACGTGGGCAAACTGCTGCTCGCCGGGTTCATTCCGGGGGCGTTTTCGGCCATCGTCTATGCCACGCTGATCATCGGGATCGCGGTCATTTTCAAGTCCGTCGGGCCGCCGGTGGGCGGGTTTACCTGGCGCGAGAAGTTTGCGTCGTTGCCGGCCGCGCTGCCCATCGTGGCGGTGGTCGTGATCATCATCTTCTTCGTCTACAACCCCTTTGGCGATGCCTGGGGCACGCCTACCGAAGGCGGGGCCGTGGGCGCGTTCATCGTCTTCTTGATGGCGCTCTGGCGCGGCATGCGGTTGGGGGAGTTGAAATCGGCGCTGATCGAGACCGCGAAGCTGACGGTGATGATCTTTACCATCATCTGGGGCGTGCTGATTTACGTGCGATTCCTGGGGTTTGCGGACCTTCCGGGGGCGTTCGCGGACTGGATCACATCACTGACCGTGTCGCCCATGCTGATCCTGATCTGCATCCTGCTGGCTTATGCCGTGCTGGGCATGTTTATGGACGCGATCGGGATGCTGCTGCTGACGCTGCCGGTGGTCTACCCGGCCGTGATGGCGCTCAATGGCGGCGAGTTCGTGAGTGTCGAGGACAGCGCGTTCGGCATGTCGGGGGAGATGTGTGCGATCTGGTTCGGGATCCTGGTGGTGAAGATGGCGGAGTTCTGTCTGATCACGCCGCCCATTGGCCTGAATTGCTTCGTGGTGGCCGGGGTACGCCCGGACCTGAGCGTGCAGGACGTGTTCAAGGGGGTGATGCCGTTCTTCATCGCCGACGCGGTGACGATCGGGCTGCTGGTGGCGTTTCCGATCATCGTGCTGTGGCTGCCGGGGTTGGCGTAG
- a CDS encoding alpha-ketoacid dehydrogenase subunit alpha/beta, with translation MDRAQIVHENFLSRTAAGNLPPGRDPSGPLDSHTARLIFRAQCLSRALDAQARVMQKAGQGYYTIGSSGHEGMAAVAAALRPTDMAFLHYRDAAFQIARALQTGHHDIAMDMALSFACSSEDPISGGRHKVLGSRALNIPPQTSTIASHLPKAVGTAYSLGLARRQAPEHQQLARDSIVMASFGDASANHASAQAAFNTAAWTAYQNVPLPLLFVCEDNGIGISVKTPKGWIAANFAHRPGLTYMACDGLDIYDTFATAQRAANHARTHRQPVFLHIRTVRLYGHAGADVPTTYLSKSEVEADEANDPLLHSVRLLDHAGIQTPQEARTLYTDTCAEVENTCDIAATHPRLQTAKDVMASLIPPKRDCAPTNGPTPEARAQAFGPDLKAMDEPQILSRHINWALTDLMLTHAEITLMGEDVGRKGGVYGVTQKLQARFGPARVIDSLLDETSILGLGIGMAHNGFLPIPEIQFLAYLHNAEDQLRGEAATLPFFSNGQYTNPMVLRIAGLGYQKGFGGHFHNDNSVAVLRDIPGLILACPSTGADAARMLRECVRLAREEQRVAVFLEPIALYPMRDLTEPGDNAWLTTYPDPSETIHLGQVGQHGDGTDLAIVTFGNGHHLSRQAQAQLDTDGIKTRVVDLRWLSPLPGPALLDAVAGCDRILIVDETRHSGGVAEALMAIFTEHTDIPHSRLTATDSFIATGPAYAATMPSADSILATARTLCRG, from the coding sequence ATGGACCGCGCCCAGATCGTGCACGAAAACTTCCTGTCCCGCACAGCCGCGGGCAACCTGCCCCCGGGCCGCGATCCCTCCGGCCCGCTCGACTCCCACACCGCCCGCCTCATCTTCCGCGCGCAATGCCTCTCGCGCGCGCTCGACGCCCAGGCACGCGTCATGCAAAAGGCCGGTCAGGGCTACTACACCATCGGCTCCTCGGGGCACGAAGGCATGGCCGCCGTCGCCGCCGCCCTGCGCCCCACCGACATGGCCTTCCTGCATTACCGCGACGCCGCCTTCCAGATCGCCCGCGCCCTGCAAACCGGCCACCACGACATTGCCATGGACATGGCCCTCTCCTTCGCCTGCTCCTCCGAGGATCCCATCTCGGGCGGACGCCACAAGGTGCTGGGCTCACGCGCACTCAACATCCCGCCCCAGACCTCCACCATCGCCAGCCACCTGCCCAAGGCCGTCGGCACCGCCTACTCCCTCGGCCTCGCCCGCCGCCAAGCACCCGAACACCAGCAGCTCGCCCGCGACAGCATCGTCATGGCCAGCTTCGGCGACGCCTCGGCCAACCACGCCAGCGCCCAGGCCGCCTTCAACACCGCCGCCTGGACCGCCTATCAGAACGTCCCGCTACCGCTCCTTTTCGTGTGCGAGGACAACGGCATCGGCATCTCGGTCAAAACCCCCAAGGGCTGGATCGCCGCCAATTTCGCGCACCGTCCGGGCCTGACCTACATGGCCTGCGACGGGCTGGATATCTACGACACCTTTGCCACCGCCCAGCGCGCCGCCAACCACGCCCGCACCCACCGCCAGCCGGTCTTCCTGCACATCCGCACCGTCCGCCTCTACGGCCATGCCGGCGCCGACGTGCCCACCACCTACCTGTCCAAATCCGAGGTCGAGGCCGACGAGGCCAACGACCCTCTCCTGCATTCCGTCCGCCTGCTCGATCACGCCGGCATCCAGACGCCGCAGGAGGCCCGCACCCTCTACACCGACACCTGCGCCGAGGTGGAAAATACCTGCGACATCGCCGCCACCCACCCCCGCCTGCAAACGGCCAAGGACGTCATGGCCTCCCTCATCCCGCCGAAACGCGATTGCGCCCCCACCAACGGCCCCACGCCCGAGGCCCGCGCACAGGCCTTCGGCCCCGACCTCAAGGCGATGGATGAGCCGCAGATCCTGTCACGCCACATCAACTGGGCGCTCACCGATCTCATGCTCACCCACGCCGAGATTACCCTCATGGGCGAGGATGTGGGCCGCAAGGGTGGCGTCTACGGCGTCACGCAAAAGCTGCAAGCCCGCTTCGGCCCCGCCCGCGTCATCGACAGCCTGCTGGACGAGACCTCCATTCTCGGCCTCGGCATCGGCATGGCCCATAACGGCTTCCTGCCCATCCCCGAGATCCAGTTCCTCGCCTATCTCCACAACGCCGAGGATCAGCTGCGCGGCGAGGCCGCGACCCTGCCCTTCTTCTCGAACGGCCAATACACCAACCCGATGGTCCTCCGCATCGCGGGCCTGGGCTATCAGAAAGGCTTCGGCGGGCATTTTCACAACGACAATTCCGTCGCCGTCCTGCGCGACATTCCCGGCCTGATCCTCGCCTGCCCCTCCACCGGTGCCGACGCCGCCCGCATGCTGCGCGAATGCGTCCGCCTTGCGCGAGAGGAACAGCGCGTCGCCGTCTTTCTGGAACCCATCGCCCTCTACCCCATGCGCGACCTCACGGAACCCGGGGACAACGCCTGGCTCACCACCTATCCCGACCCTTCTGAGACCATTCACCTGGGCCAGGTCGGCCAGCACGGCGACGGCACCGATCTCGCCATCGTCACTTTCGGCAACGGCCACCACCTCTCGCGCCAGGCGCAGGCCCAACTCGACACCGACGGGATCAAGACCCGCGTCGTCGACCTGCGCTGGCTCTCACCGCTCCCCGGCCCCGCCCTGCTCGACGCCGTCGCAGGCTGCGACCGCATCCTGATCGTGGACGAGACCCGCCACTCCGGCGGCGTGGCCGAGGCGCTGATGGCGATCTTCACCGAACACACCGACATCCCCCACAGCCGCCTCACCGCCACCGACAGCTTCATCGCCACCGGCCCGGCCTATGCCGCCACGATGCCCTCCGCGGACTCTATCCTCGCCACCGCGCGCACCCTCTGCCGCGGCTAG
- the bhcR gene encoding HTH-type transcriptional regulator BhcR: MAEPNPSPRRARGRPRGWDDKTDQNTIKSLDRAMEVLDYVSQHQGKALSELATEMDQSPATLYRVLVTLETRGLVEFDPEEQAWHIGPQAFIIGARFLRRTTLVERARPILRRLMEATGETANLGVETSGQVLFVSQVETHASIRAFFPPGTLSQMHASGIGKALMAQMDDGRLARLLDGQTLTAYTEHSITDAGTLRDELARTRARGYAIDGEEKNIGMRCIAAPVFDFNNEPVAGISVSGPTSRVGTGDIDRLSAAVMQAATDLTKAIGGVARSEPA, translated from the coding sequence ATGGCCGAGCCGAATCCCTCCCCAAGACGCGCCCGCGGCCGCCCCCGCGGCTGGGACGACAAGACCGATCAGAACACCATCAAATCCCTCGACCGCGCCATGGAGGTGCTCGATTACGTCAGCCAGCACCAGGGCAAGGCGCTCTCGGAACTCGCGACCGAAATGGACCAGTCCCCCGCCACGCTCTACCGCGTGCTCGTCACGCTGGAAACGCGCGGCCTCGTGGAATTCGACCCCGAGGAACAGGCCTGGCATATCGGCCCGCAGGCCTTCATCATCGGCGCCCGCTTCCTGCGTCGCACCACGCTTGTCGAACGCGCCCGGCCCATCCTGCGCCGCCTGATGGAGGCCACTGGCGAAACCGCCAACCTGGGCGTCGAAACCTCCGGCCAGGTGCTCTTCGTCAGCCAGGTCGAAACGCACGCCAGCATCCGCGCCTTCTTTCCCCCCGGAACCCTGTCGCAGATGCACGCCTCGGGCATCGGCAAGGCGCTGATGGCCCAAATGGACGACGGCCGCCTTGCCCGCCTGCTCGACGGTCAGACCCTGACGGCCTATACCGAACATTCCATCACCGACGCCGGCACACTACGCGATGAACTCGCCCGCACCCGCGCCCGCGGCTACGCCATCGACGGCGAGGAAAAGAACATCGGCATGCGCTGCATCGCCGCCCCGGTCTTCGATTTCAACAACGAGCCCGTCGCCGGCATTTCCGTCTCCGGCCCCACCAGCCGCGTCGGCACCGGCGATATCGACCGGCTCAGCGCCGCCGTGATGCAGGCCGCGACCGACCTGACCAAGGCCATCGGCGGCGTCGCCCGCTCCGAACCCGCCTGA
- the bhcA gene encoding L-aspartate--glyoxylate aminotransferase BhcA, giving the protein MSFQNPVFIPGPTNVPESLRKACDMPTIDHRSAIFGDILHPARAGVQKVLKSTSAEVFIFPSTGTGGWETALTNTLSPGDKVLIARNGMFSHRWIDMCERHGLDLVIDETPWGEGISAERYGEILTADKGHEIKAVLATHNETATGVKSDIEAIRKAMDAAGHPAMLFVDGVSSIGSMDFRMDEWGVDVAVTGSQKGFMLPVGLAIVGFSEKAMDATKSAKLHRTFFDVHDMLKGYEASAYPYTPAVGLMNGLKVSCDMLLDEGLEAVFARHTRIADGVRAAAKAWGMPLCAKSPEVYSDTVSAICTPEGFDATGIVTHAADAYGMAFGVGLGEVAGKVFRFGHLGSLTDAMALSGLGTAEMCMVDLGLDIELGSGVAAAQDVWRRRPTQSQKDAA; this is encoded by the coding sequence ATGAGTTTTCAGAATCCCGTTTTCATTCCCGGCCCGACCAACGTGCCGGAGAGCCTGCGCAAAGCCTGCGACATGCCGACGATCGACCACCGGTCGGCCATCTTCGGGGATATCCTGCACCCCGCACGAGCCGGCGTGCAAAAAGTGCTGAAGTCGACCTCGGCGGAGGTATTCATCTTTCCGTCGACCGGTACGGGCGGCTGGGAAACGGCGCTGACCAACACGTTGTCGCCGGGCGACAAGGTGCTGATCGCGCGCAACGGTATGTTCAGCCATCGCTGGATCGACATGTGCGAGCGGCACGGTCTTGACCTGGTGATTGACGAGACCCCCTGGGGCGAGGGCATTTCCGCCGAGCGGTATGGCGAGATCCTGACCGCCGACAAGGGGCACGAGATCAAGGCGGTGCTGGCCACGCATAACGAGACGGCGACCGGCGTGAAGTCGGACATCGAGGCGATCCGCAAGGCGATGGACGCCGCCGGCCACCCCGCGATGTTGTTTGTGGACGGCGTCAGCTCCATCGGGTCGATGGATTTCCGCATGGACGAGTGGGGTGTGGACGTGGCCGTGACCGGCTCGCAGAAAGGCTTCATGCTGCCTGTCGGGCTGGCGATCGTGGGGTTCAGCGAAAAGGCGATGGACGCGACGAAGTCGGCCAAGCTGCACCGGACGTTTTTCGACGTGCACGACATGCTGAAAGGCTACGAGGCGAGCGCCTATCCCTACACGCCGGCCGTGGGCCTGATGAACGGTCTGAAAGTGTCCTGCGACATGCTGTTGGACGAAGGGCTGGAGGCGGTTTTCGCCCGCCACACACGCATCGCCGATGGCGTTCGCGCGGCGGCAAAGGCGTGGGGAATGCCGCTTTGTGCCAAGTCGCCGGAGGTTTACTCGGATACGGTCAGCGCTATCTGTACGCCAGAAGGTTTCGATGCGACCGGGATCGTGACCCATGCGGCGGATGCCTATGGAATGGCGTTCGGCGTGGGCCTTGGCGAGGTCGCGGGCAAGGTGTTCCGCTTTGGTCACCTTGGAAGCCTGACGGATGCGATGGCTCTGTCCGGCCTTGGCACGGCGGAAATGTGCATGGTGGACCTGGGTCTTGATATCGAACTTGGGTCCGGTGTGGCGGCGGCACAGGATGTTTGGCGCCGGCGCCCGACCCAGAGCCAGAAGGACGCTGCCTGA
- the bhcB gene encoding beta-hydroxyaspartate dehydratase BhcB, whose translation MKDATEMYIPTYQDMLDAHERIKPHINRTPVLQSQYLNELTGAELFFKCENFQEPGAFKVRGGSNAVFGLSDEQAEKGVATHSSGNHALCLSYAAGRRGIPCNVVMPRTAPQAKKDAVRRYGGTITECEPSTSSREAVFAEVQEKTGGEFVHPYNDPRVIAGQGTCSKEFMEQVDGLEMMVAPIGGGGMISGTCLTLSNLAPEVQIIAAEPKQADDAYRSFKAGHIIADDAPDTIADGLKVPLKDLTWHFVSNHVSEMYTASEEEIIDAMKITWKYLRIVMEPSCAVPLAVILKNPDAFKGKRVGVIVTGGNVDLDKLPWMT comes from the coding sequence ATGAAGGACGCCACGGAGATGTACATCCCCACATACCAGGACATGCTGGACGCGCATGAGCGGATCAAGCCGCATATCAACCGAACGCCGGTGTTGCAGTCGCAGTACCTCAACGAGTTGACCGGCGCCGAGCTGTTCTTCAAGTGCGAGAACTTTCAGGAGCCGGGGGCGTTCAAGGTCCGTGGCGGATCGAATGCCGTGTTCGGCCTGAGCGACGAACAGGCGGAGAAGGGTGTGGCGACGCATTCGTCCGGCAACCATGCGCTTTGCCTGAGCTATGCGGCGGGGCGGCGGGGGATCCCGTGCAACGTGGTGATGCCGCGCACGGCGCCGCAAGCCAAGAAGGATGCCGTGCGGCGCTATGGCGGCACGATCACGGAATGTGAGCCGTCCACGTCCAGCCGTGAGGCGGTGTTTGCCGAGGTGCAGGAAAAGACCGGCGGCGAGTTTGTGCATCCCTACAATGACCCGCGCGTGATTGCCGGGCAGGGGACCTGTTCGAAGGAGTTCATGGAGCAGGTGGACGGGTTGGAAATGATGGTCGCGCCCATCGGGGGCGGCGGCATGATTTCGGGCACCTGCCTGACGCTGTCGAACCTGGCACCCGAGGTGCAGATCATCGCGGCCGAGCCGAAGCAGGCGGACGACGCCTATCGCAGTTTCAAGGCGGGGCACATCATCGCCGATGACGCGCCCGACACGATTGCCGACGGGCTGAAAGTGCCGCTGAAGGATCTGACCTGGCACTTCGTGTCGAACCACGTGAGCGAGATGTATACCGCCAGCGAGGAAGAGATAATCGACGCGATGAAGATCACGTGGAAGTACCTGCGGATCGTCATGGAACCCAGCTGTGCCGTGCCTCTGGCGGTGATCCTGAAGAACCCCGACGCCTTCAAAGGTAAGCGCGTGGGTGTGATCGTGACCGGCGGCAATGTCGACCTGGACAAGTTGCCGTGGATGACATGA
- the bhcC gene encoding 3-hydroxy-D-aspartate aldolase BhcC: MKDMSNLDDFEVGFDIPAKPGMSEAEIQTPCLVLDLDALERNIKKMGDYAKEHGMRHRTHGKMHKSVDVQKLQEELGGACGVCCQKVSEAEVFARGGIKDVLVSNQVRDPAKIDRLAKLPKLGARTICCVDDLANVADLSAAAQKHGTEIECLVEIDCGAGRCGVTTTPEVVEIAKAIDAADGLKFSGIQAYQGAMQHMDSYDDRKEKIDIAVAMVKDAVDTLKAEGLECDIVGGGGTGSYYFESNSGVYNELQCGSYAFMDADYGRILDKDGKRIDQGEWENAFFILTSVMSHAKADKAIVDAGLKAQSVDSGLPVIFGRDDVEYIKCSDEHGVVKDPGGVLKVNDKLKLVPGHCDPTANVHDWYVGVRGGKVETVWPVSARGHAY, encoded by the coding sequence ATGAAAGACATGAGCAATCTCGACGATTTCGAAGTTGGTTTCGACATTCCGGCCAAGCCGGGCATGTCCGAGGCCGAGATCCAGACGCCCTGCCTGGTGCTGGACCTCGACGCGCTGGAGCGCAACATCAAGAAGATGGGCGACTATGCCAAAGAACACGGTATGCGTCACCGCACCCACGGCAAGATGCACAAGTCCGTGGACGTGCAGAAGCTGCAGGAAGAGCTGGGCGGCGCGTGTGGCGTCTGCTGTCAGAAGGTATCTGAGGCCGAGGTGTTCGCCCGTGGCGGCATCAAGGACGTGCTGGTATCGAACCAGGTGCGCGACCCGGCCAAGATCGACCGGCTGGCCAAGCTGCCGAAGCTGGGCGCACGGACGATCTGCTGCGTCGATGATCTGGCCAATGTGGCCGACCTGTCGGCGGCGGCGCAGAAGCACGGCACAGAGATCGAGTGCCTTGTCGAGATCGACTGTGGCGCGGGCCGCTGCGGTGTGACGACGACGCCGGAAGTTGTGGAAATCGCCAAGGCGATTGACGCGGCGGACGGGCTGAAGTTCTCGGGCATCCAGGCCTACCAGGGTGCGATGCAGCACATGGACAGTTATGACGACCGCAAGGAAAAGATCGACATCGCCGTGGCGATGGTGAAGGACGCGGTCGACACGCTGAAGGCCGAGGGTCTGGAATGCGACATCGTCGGCGGCGGCGGCACCGGGTCGTATTACTTCGAGTCGAATTCGGGCGTGTATAACGAGCTGCAATGCGGGTCCTATGCGTTCATGGACGCCGATTATGGCCGTATCCTGGACAAGGACGGCAAGCGGATCGACCAGGGCGAGTGGGAGAACGCGTTCTTCATCCTGACCTCGGTCATGTCCCACGCCAAGGCGGACAAGGCGATCGTCGATGCGGGCCTGAAAGCGCAGTCGGTCGACAGTGGCCTGCCGGTGATCTTCGGGCGCGACGACGTCGAATACATCAAGTGCTCGGACGAGCATGGCGTGGTCAAGGATCCCGGCGGCGTGCTGAAGGTCAACGACAAGCTGAAGCTGGTGCCGGGCCACTGTGACCCCACCGCCAACGTGCATGACTGGTACGTCGGCGTGCGCGGCGGCAAGGTGGAAACCGTCTGGCCGGTGTCGGCCCGCGGCCACGCGTACTAA
- the bhcD gene encoding iminosuccinate reductase BhcD gives MIIVPEREIADLMTREAAFDAVEKVFAAMAAGDAYNFPVVREAIGHEDALYGFKGGFDQAGLTLGLKAGGYWPNNLEKRDIINHQSTVFLFDPDTGKAKAMVGGNLLTALRTAAASSVSIKHLARKDAKVIGMVGAGHQATFQLRAALEQRDFEKVIGWNYHPEMLPNIEKVAKEAGVAFEAVELEGMTEADVIISITSSFDATLMADHVGAGCHVACMGTDTKGKQEVEAALLQKATVFTDEVAQSISIGEAQHAVGEGLITEGDVNQIGAVINGTHPGRTSDDEITLFDGTGVGLQDLAVAASVVDLAVEQGRAIEVDF, from the coding sequence ATGATCATTGTTCCCGAGCGCGAGATTGCCGACCTGATGACCCGAGAAGCGGCGTTCGATGCCGTTGAAAAGGTGTTTGCCGCGATGGCGGCGGGTGACGCGTATAACTTTCCCGTCGTCCGAGAGGCGATCGGGCACGAAGATGCGCTTTACGGCTTCAAAGGCGGGTTCGATCAGGCGGGCCTGACGTTGGGACTGAAGGCCGGGGGCTATTGGCCCAACAACCTTGAGAAGCGGGACATCATCAACCACCAGTCGACGGTGTTTTTGTTCGATCCCGATACCGGCAAGGCCAAGGCGATGGTGGGCGGCAACCTGTTGACCGCGCTGCGCACCGCTGCGGCCTCGTCGGTGTCGATCAAGCATCTGGCGCGCAAGGACGCCAAGGTGATCGGCATGGTCGGCGCGGGCCATCAGGCGACGTTCCAATTGCGCGCGGCGCTGGAGCAGCGGGATTTCGAGAAGGTGATCGGCTGGAATTATCACCCCGAGATGCTGCCCAATATCGAGAAGGTCGCCAAGGAAGCCGGCGTGGCTTTCGAGGCGGTCGAATTGGAAGGCATGACGGAGGCAGACGTGATCATCTCGATCACCTCGTCCTTTGACGCGACGCTGATGGCGGATCATGTCGGCGCGGGCTGTCACGTGGCCTGCATGGGCACCGACACCAAGGGCAAGCAGGAGGTCGAGGCGGCGCTGTTGCAGAAGGCGACGGTGTTCACCGACGAGGTGGCGCAGTCGATCAGCATCGGTGAAGCGCAGCACGCGGTGGGCGAGGGCCTAATTACCGAAGGCGACGTGAACCAGATCGGCGCGGTCATCAACGGCACGCATCCGGGGCGCACCAGCGACGACGAGATCACGCTGTTCGACGGCACCGGCGTTGGCCTGCAGGACCTTGCCGTTGCGGCGAGCGTTGTGGACCTGGCGGTGGAGCAGGGCCGCGCGATCGAGGTGGATTTCTAA
- a CDS encoding site-specific integrase, producing MPNIRFSKSGLDRIPAPNRDTIYWDDALPGFGLRVKTSGVKRFVVQYRNRQTGQSKRKTLGRYGPTLSLHAARDMARKLLSEVVRGEDPVTMARALRHAPTVHQLAEQYMSEHAIPKKRPSSVQNDRSMLDRYILPKMGSLRVRDVTHAHVQKLHNTMRETPYQANRTLALLSKMFELSMRWEMRVDNPARGIEKFAEEKRDRWLSGAELKRLLSALSDHPNQIAADAIRLQLLTGARIGEVLKAQWTDFDLDRGVWIKPSHHTKQKRREHLPLSAAACALVAEMQASRTDLGPWLIPGRSPDQPYKDLKVFWRSVTKAASLENYRIHDNRHTHASHLVSSGLSLPIVGRLLGHTNPLTTQRYAHLADDPLRQAAEVMSRKMNESS from the coding sequence GTGCCCAACATCCGTTTCTCAAAATCTGGCCTTGACCGCATACCGGCGCCAAACCGTGACACGATCTATTGGGATGACGCTTTGCCCGGGTTTGGACTGCGCGTAAAAACGAGCGGTGTAAAACGCTTCGTTGTCCAATATCGCAATCGACAGACCGGGCAGTCAAAGCGCAAGACACTGGGCCGCTATGGCCCCACGCTCTCGCTACACGCTGCGCGCGACATGGCCAGGAAGTTGCTTTCGGAGGTCGTCCGCGGGGAAGATCCGGTCACCATGGCGCGCGCGCTCCGCCACGCGCCAACGGTGCATCAACTTGCCGAACAGTACATGTCCGAACATGCCATCCCGAAAAAACGCCCCAGCAGCGTTCAAAACGACCGGTCAATGCTAGATCGCTACATATTGCCGAAGATGGGATCACTGCGCGTGCGGGACGTCACCCATGCGCATGTCCAGAAACTGCACAACACGATGCGCGAGACCCCCTATCAGGCGAACCGGACGCTCGCCCTGCTGTCGAAAATGTTCGAACTTTCAATGCGCTGGGAGATGCGGGTTGACAATCCCGCCCGTGGCATCGAAAAGTTCGCCGAAGAAAAGCGGGACCGTTGGCTGTCCGGCGCTGAACTGAAGCGATTGCTATCTGCTTTGTCCGACCATCCAAACCAGATTGCGGCTGACGCAATTCGCCTTCAGTTGCTTACGGGCGCCCGGATCGGCGAAGTCCTAAAGGCGCAATGGACCGATTTCGACCTCGATCGCGGTGTGTGGATCAAACCGTCGCACCACACAAAGCAGAAGCGGCGGGAGCATTTACCGCTCTCGGCGGCGGCCTGCGCGCTGGTGGCTGAGATGCAGGCATCGAGGACTGATCTCGGACCGTGGCTTATTCCCGGGCGTTCGCCTGACCAGCCCTACAAGGATCTTAAGGTGTTCTGGCGCTCTGTGACCAAAGCCGCCAGCCTAGAGAATTACCGCATCCACGATAACCGGCACACGCATGCTTCGCATCTTGTTTCCAGCGGCCTAAGCCTACCGATCGTAGGTAGGCTCTTGGGGCACACGAACCCGTTGACAACACAACGCTACGCACATCTGGCCGACGATCCTTTGCGGCAGGCGGCGGAGGTCATGAGCAGGAAAATGAACGAAAGTTCTTAG
- the rfbF gene encoding glucose-1-phosphate cytidylyltransferase: MKVVLLAGGLGTRISEETHAIPKPMIEIGGRPILWHIMKIYGAHGTTDFVICCGYKGYVIKEYFANYFLHMSDVTFDMRDNQMHVHRKSAEPWRVTLLDTGEHTMTGGRILRARDYIDDTFCLTYGDGVSDVDISALIAHHKNAGTEATVTAIQPTGRYGALDLAEDRVKGFVEKPKGDRQWVNGGFFVCEPSVLDRIEGDDMPFEADPLTGLARDLQLSAYRHEGFWSAMDTLRDKNQLESLWDTGDAPWKIW; this comes from the coding sequence TTGAAAGTAGTTTTGCTAGCCGGCGGTTTGGGAACTCGTATCAGCGAGGAAACCCATGCCATTCCCAAGCCGATGATCGAAATCGGTGGCCGTCCGATACTGTGGCACATCATGAAAATTTATGGGGCGCACGGGACGACGGATTTCGTGATCTGCTGCGGCTACAAGGGCTATGTGATTAAAGAGTACTTCGCCAACTACTTTCTTCACATGTCCGATGTCACCTTCGATATGCGCGACAACCAGATGCATGTCCATCGAAAGTCTGCCGAGCCGTGGCGCGTCACGCTGCTGGACACGGGTGAACACACGATGACAGGCGGTCGGATCCTGCGCGCCCGGGACTACATCGACGATACTTTCTGCCTGACCTACGGGGATGGCGTTTCTGACGTCGATATTTCCGCCCTGATCGCTCATCACAAGAACGCCGGGACCGAGGCAACCGTCACAGCCATTCAGCCGACGGGACGCTATGGCGCGCTCGATCTCGCGGAGGATCGCGTGAAAGGCTTTGTAGAAAAGCCGAAAGGCGACCGGCAGTGGGTCAATGGTGGCTTCTTTGTGTGCGAACCGTCGGTTCTCGACCGGATCGAAGGCGACGATATGCCGTTCGAGGCCGACCCCCTGACAGGTCTGGCGAGGGACCTGCAGCTTTCTGCGTATCGGCACGAAGGGTTCTGGTCCGCGATGGACACGCTGCGTGACAAGAACCAGCTTGAATCGCTCTGGGACACGGGCGACGCGCCTTGGAAGATATGGTGA